The following coding sequences are from one Burkholderia stabilis window:
- a CDS encoding cupin domain-containing protein produces MADADLERKSWDQPEGASFNDWMEGRVARYATRRYDWDALKFQADYDPKYRRAQMRYVGTGGTGVAKDVNTIPAGNFTFSTMVIPAGNIGPSHIHIDVEEIFFVLRGKMKVICERDGETWEAILGERDLISVPPGVYRTEINIGEEDALMCVMLGSPKPITPTYPPDSPLAKIKR; encoded by the coding sequence ATGGCGGACGCCGATCTCGAACGCAAGTCGTGGGACCAGCCGGAAGGCGCAAGCTTCAACGACTGGATGGAAGGGCGCGTGGCGCGCTACGCGACGCGGCGCTACGACTGGGACGCGCTGAAGTTCCAGGCCGACTACGACCCGAAGTACCGCCGTGCGCAGATGCGTTATGTCGGCACCGGCGGCACGGGCGTCGCGAAAGACGTCAACACGATTCCGGCCGGCAACTTCACGTTCTCCACGATGGTGATCCCGGCCGGCAACATCGGCCCGAGCCACATCCATATCGACGTCGAGGAAATCTTCTTCGTGCTGCGCGGCAAGATGAAAGTGATCTGCGAGCGCGACGGCGAAACGTGGGAAGCGATCCTCGGCGAGCGCGACCTGATCTCGGTGCCGCCGGGCGTGTATCGCACGGAAATCAACATCGGCGAGGAAGACGCGCTGATGTGCGTGATGCTCGGTTCGCCGAAGCCGATCACGCCGACGTATCCGCCGGATTCGCCGCTCGCGAAGATCAAGCGTTGA